The DNA window AGTTGGACACACatccaaaatttgaaaaagtaatttgaatttgttttagtgtaaacctaaagGTATGCATATtttactcaaaaataaaaatgataatattggAGTACGATCGAAGATAATTGTCTACTCTATATTAGGTTTTACTATATCACTAGAAATGGTCTAAGTCTACATAGTCTATTATTTTGCatagtttaatttttattagcGTAATTATGAAAATTTCGTTAAATTTGTCAGTGTCTAGCAAGTTTGGCGTGTTTTTACATGCTATGAAAAAGTTGTTAGCCGATGATTATACATCAAATAGAAAGTATTAACATAGATAgaaatatgcaaataaatacATTTATGTCCAAATACAAAAATcgtgtaaaattaaaaaaaaagttcaataTAAAAGTTTCAATagtcaaattaaaaattattttaatatctaTTCTAATCTCAAATCCTATGATGTCTTTGACATCTATATATTCTATGGTGTTTCCACCACAATCCAAAGGCCCCATGCATATACAATAATTGAAATACTTTGTTGGTTTGGGGCGGCGATACCACAATTATATGTTGGTAATTTAAAATGATCACCACATTTTAATGGGTTCTTCATGCTTTTCCACTATTCACAGGCTAGTGTGCCTTAGTCATTTCCATTAAAAGTAGATAATCCTAAATTTATTTTCGAACCGTGGACttttgaaaatatgaattatttaACGAGATAGCGACTATTTCACCTCCCATGGCCCACAAATTTAAAACTTTTAGTTAATCTTTTAATGTAAGTTTTGAAATTAATAGTTAAAGATGCATTTTTGGTGCAGTTCTTTTACTCCTGAAAATTGGCTCGGACATATTTGTAATATATTCAATCAATCATAATTATTGAAAGAGGGTAAAACAAAGAGTTACTGCGattgtgattgattgattggcCACACATGACAAATATGTTGGAATCGCTAAATTTATATTCTTTACTtccacaaataaaataaagaaaataaataaagtgaaTATGATCAAGCTAAAATGAAGAAATAGTTGAAGGACATGATTTGATAATTGAATGAATGCCAGAATAATTCCAGTTTTCCTCTACAttaaccaaaaaataaaatgaagacAAATTCTTGCTCAAAACTCACAAACCATTCAAGAAAACAAGGGTCACAACCAACACTGTTTTGATGAAAGATCCTGCAAGTGTAGCTGCACCAGCATAGTATGGCTTGATCATCACATTAAACCTGCAGTTTCCGATCGAGGGATCGGCCCTCGTCACCGTCGCCAACCCGTTGAAGTCGCAAGCCTCATCCATCTGATTGTTTATCTGGTAATAGCTGTTGAAGGCGTGCGATATATTCGCCCGCGCATCCAAGCTCCCGCACGACGTCTGGTATCCGAGGCACGTGCAGTCGCCTAGGCTGCACGCGTAGCTCACACTCCCCGCGACCTTAGGATCGTCGAGCCTCGCATTCGGCTTCATGATGCACCATTTCGGCTCCAAGTAGCTCACGTTTCTTACCGGGATGAGAGTGGCCGAGTTTGTGGTCCCGAGGTTGAGAGGGTACTTGGGCTGCCCGTCGTATCGGAGGATCCCCCAGTGGCGCTCGAAGTTTCCCGGCTGAATGCTCTTCAAGTCCTCGTCGATCAAGCTGAAGAGGTAAGCGTCAATCGGGCCGGACCTCATCGGGGTTCCTTTCCCGGCCGACATACGAGTCATGAAGCCTTGGTTGAATCGTTGCGCGTATTGTAGGTTGGCGTTCCTGTCGCCGTCTGTGGGCCAGCCGATCTCGCCGAGTATGATAGGCATGTTGGGGAACCCGTTCTTCTGCAGCGCCCACACGAGCGTGTCGTGGTTGGCGTCGAACATGTTGGTGTAGGTCATCCCCTGGTCGGTGAGTGGCGTCGCGTCCCCGTCGAAGAAGGCGTATTCGACGGGGAACGTGGGCTCCGTGTAGAGGCTTATGAACGGGTATATGTTGACG is part of the Salvia splendens isolate huo1 chromosome 22, SspV2, whole genome shotgun sequence genome and encodes:
- the LOC121785979 gene encoding glucan endo-1,3-beta-glucosidase 6-like gives rise to the protein MFRLLLFFFVILLLGFGSNGANTQRILTPESAAHRDDGDVSSKPIKMSTVRHDVAVGGIGANWGSQASHQIKPDLVVRMLRENGIQKVKLFDSDYDTLRALGKSGIQVMVGIPNDMLANLASSSKAAQKFVADNVTHHISNNVMIRYVAVGNEPFLETYNGSFLKTTYPALKNIQDALTKAGLHDQVKITCPNNADVYSSDSGLPSGGDFRADIRDYMVQIVKLLNDNGAPFTVNIYPFISLYTEPTFPVEYAFFDGDATPLTDQGMTYTNMFDANHDTLVWALQKNGFPNMPIILGEIGWPTDGDRNANLQYAQRFNQGFMTRMSAGKGTPMRSGPIDAYLFSLIDEDLKSIQPGNFERHWGILRYDGQPKYPLNLGTTNSATLIPVRNVSYLEPKWCIMKPNARLDDPKVAGSVSYACSLGDCTCLGYQTSCGSLDARANISHAFNSYYQINNQMDEACDFNGLATVTRADPSIGNCRFNVMIKPYYAGAATLAGSFIKTVLVVTLVFLNGL